From a region of the Streptomyces sp. B21-083 genome:
- a CDS encoding lysylphosphatidylglycerol synthase transmembrane domain-containing protein — translation MTVQTVDAAEVVLSGLGDVGHGIVPISGSAAGLDRPPSARTGQTAPAPGASALTRSASAGRAGVIGFVDPRDAAPQATTPSRLRRVTRALRPHLGTLAGVTILGVLLWRLGTGVFLDGLRRIDAPTLLVGLGIGLLTTGFSAWRWALVARRLQLRLPLLPAIADYYRALFLNAALPGGVLGDVHRAVRHGKSAGDIKRGVRAVVLERVAGQVALITVGGAVLLTLPSPVLAEARRVALMGAFAAVGVVAVLVAVRMNRAPSAAARRTRALRAVLTEARGALLSRENLPGVTLSSLVILSGHLGMFVVAARVAGSSASVAQLLPIAVLALLAMGLPLNVGGWGPREGVTAWAFGAAGLGASMGLSVAVVYGVLSFVAALPGAVVLVVRYFWSPTEPAEPTESAASSAPVPASVSIEKYAPKDSAKLASNAFPFSAEPSEGRPMTPESV, via the coding sequence ATGACCGTCCAGACGGTGGACGCGGCCGAGGTCGTGCTCAGCGGCCTCGGTGACGTGGGGCACGGGATCGTACCGATCAGCGGCTCCGCCGCGGGGCTCGACCGGCCCCCGTCGGCCCGCACCGGACAAACCGCACCAGCCCCGGGGGCATCGGCACTGACGCGCTCCGCCTCAGCGGGCCGCGCCGGAGTCATCGGCTTCGTCGACCCCCGGGACGCCGCCCCGCAGGCCACCACCCCGAGCCGGCTGCGCCGCGTGACGCGTGCCCTGCGCCCGCACCTCGGCACCCTCGCCGGAGTGACGATTCTCGGCGTGCTGCTCTGGCGCCTCGGCACCGGTGTCTTCCTGGACGGGCTCCGGCGCATCGACGCACCGACGCTGCTGGTGGGCCTCGGAATCGGGCTGCTCACCACCGGGTTCAGCGCCTGGCGCTGGGCACTGGTCGCCCGGCGCCTGCAGCTCAGGCTGCCGCTCCTCCCCGCGATCGCCGACTACTACCGCGCACTGTTCCTGAACGCGGCCCTCCCCGGCGGCGTCCTCGGTGACGTGCACCGCGCGGTACGGCACGGGAAGAGCGCCGGTGACATCAAGCGCGGGGTCCGAGCGGTAGTCCTCGAACGCGTCGCCGGACAGGTCGCCCTGATCACCGTCGGCGGAGCGGTTCTGCTCACTCTGCCGTCCCCGGTGCTGGCAGAGGCCCGCCGGGTCGCCCTGATGGGGGCCTTCGCCGCCGTGGGCGTTGTCGCCGTCCTCGTCGCCGTCCGGATGAACCGCGCCCCGAGCGCCGCCGCCCGCAGGACCCGGGCCCTGCGCGCCGTGCTCACCGAGGCCCGTGGAGCCCTGCTCTCCCGCGAGAACCTGCCGGGCGTGACGCTCTCCTCCCTGGTCATCCTCTCCGGACACCTCGGGATGTTCGTGGTCGCCGCCCGGGTCGCCGGATCCTCGGCCTCCGTCGCGCAGTTGCTGCCGATCGCCGTACTGGCGCTGCTGGCCATGGGCCTGCCGCTGAACGTCGGCGGCTGGGGCCCCCGCGAGGGCGTCACCGCATGGGCGTTCGGGGCGGCGGGGCTGGGCGCCAGCATGGGGCTGAGCGTCGCAGTCGTGTACGGCGTGCTGAGCTTCGTGGCCGCCCTGCCCGGCGCGGTCGTCCTGGTCGTCCGCTACTTCTGGTCGCCGACGGAGCCGGCGGAGCCCACAGAGTCCGCAGCGTCCTCGGCACCGGTACCGGCCTCGGTGAGCATCGAGAAATACGCCCCGAAGGACTCGGCGAAGCTCGCCAGCAACGCCTTCCCCTTTTCGGCGGAACCCAGTGAAGGGCGCCCGATGACACCGGAATCGGTGTAA
- a CDS encoding saccharopine dehydrogenase family protein gives MTDRVPASGTVHWIGAGLSTGGGLAALCDSDAVREVRVWHRTEDRAAEALAHLGLTGRAEPRAYTLPALTAELAPGDVVVSMLPAPEHAPLLAACVRGGAHFACSSYVSEAVLAQVPAAEAAGLVVLTECGLDPGLDHLFAHSLVTRAEHAIGAGTPASYRLTSYCGGIPAVPNDFRYRFSWAPAGVLNALRSPARYIEDGAETVADRPWEVTRPHMIDGETFEVYPNRDSVPFVEQYELPTAWKARAFVRGTLRLDGWLTAWDGVFEELKGGDDERIGALARKLAARYPTTDADRDRVVLAVSLEVDVDEHEEGEEGHGDGHGDGDGGSGRRRSWSGRYLLDLEGDAAESAMARCVSRTLALGVGHILDGSLPPGLSRAAETARRSDEWLAELDGEGLEFRLTVG, from the coding sequence ATGACGGACAGGGTTCCCGCGAGCGGCACCGTCCACTGGATCGGCGCGGGTCTGTCCACGGGCGGCGGACTGGCCGCGCTGTGCGACAGCGACGCCGTGCGAGAGGTACGGGTGTGGCACCGCACGGAGGACCGCGCGGCCGAGGCCCTGGCCCACCTGGGGCTCACCGGCCGCGCCGAACCCCGCGCCTACACCCTCCCCGCGCTCACCGCCGAACTGGCCCCCGGAGACGTGGTCGTCTCCATGCTCCCGGCGCCCGAGCACGCCCCACTGCTGGCGGCCTGCGTGCGGGGCGGCGCCCACTTCGCGTGTTCGAGCTATGTGTCGGAGGCGGTACTCGCACAGGTTCCGGCAGCCGAGGCGGCCGGTCTGGTCGTCCTCACCGAGTGCGGGCTCGACCCGGGTCTCGACCACCTCTTCGCGCACAGCCTGGTCACCCGCGCCGAGCACGCCATCGGCGCCGGCACGCCGGCCTCGTACCGCCTCACGTCGTACTGCGGAGGCATCCCGGCGGTGCCCAACGACTTCAGGTACCGGTTCAGCTGGGCGCCCGCCGGAGTCCTGAACGCCCTGCGCTCGCCCGCCCGTTACATCGAGGACGGCGCCGAGACGGTCGCCGACCGGCCCTGGGAGGTCACGCGTCCGCACATGATCGACGGCGAGACCTTCGAGGTGTACCCGAACCGGGACAGTGTGCCGTTCGTCGAGCAGTACGAGCTGCCGACGGCATGGAAGGCGCGGGCGTTCGTCCGGGGCACCCTGCGCCTGGACGGCTGGCTCACCGCCTGGGACGGCGTCTTCGAGGAGCTGAAGGGCGGCGACGACGAGCGGATCGGCGCCCTGGCAAGGAAGTTGGCGGCGCGCTACCCGACGACCGACGCCGACCGCGACCGCGTGGTCCTCGCCGTGTCCCTGGAGGTGGACGTGGATGAGCACGAGGAGGGGGAGGAGGGACACGGAGACGGACACGGAGACGGGGACGGTGGTTCCGGGCGGCGGCGGAGCTGGTCCGGTCGCTATCTGCTCGACCTGGAGGGCGACGCGGCCGAGAGCGCGATGGCCCGCTGTGTCTCCCGCACGCTGGCCCTGGGCGTCGGACACATCCTCGACGGCTCGCTGCCGCCGGGCCTGAGCCGCGCCGCCGAGACGGCACGGCGTTCGGACGAGTGGCTGGCTGAACTCGACGGGGAGGGACTGGAGTTCAGGCTCACCGTCGGCTGA
- the ribA gene encoding GTP cyclohydrolase II has product MTEKLGVLGKASQASGVERVVNAPLPTVYGDFQAVGYMDHDRGDEQVALVYGEIAEDDVLTRLHSECLTGDAFGSQHCECGDQLDSALRAIVAEGSGILVYLRGHEGRGIGLLAKLRAMQLQAEGLDTVEANLAQGLPVDSRDYGVAAEILHDLGVRSVRLMSNNPRKREALVHHGIKIAEDVPLLIPPCENNITYLRTKRERLDHVLPHLDAVAHWS; this is encoded by the coding sequence ATGACAGAAAAACTTGGCGTACTCGGCAAAGCCTCCCAGGCCTCGGGAGTGGAACGCGTGGTGAATGCGCCGTTGCCCACCGTGTACGGCGATTTCCAGGCGGTCGGATACATGGACCACGATCGCGGTGACGAGCAAGTGGCGCTGGTCTACGGTGAGATCGCCGAGGACGACGTTCTCACCAGGCTGCATTCCGAATGCCTGACCGGTGATGCCTTCGGCTCCCAGCACTGCGAATGCGGGGACCAGCTCGACTCGGCGCTGCGCGCGATAGTCGCCGAGGGAAGCGGCATTCTCGTCTACCTCAGAGGGCATGAGGGCCGGGGTATCGGACTGCTCGCCAAGCTGCGCGCGATGCAGCTTCAGGCGGAGGGCCTGGACACCGTCGAGGCGAACCTCGCGCAGGGCCTGCCGGTTGACTCCCGTGACTACGGCGTCGCGGCGGAGATCCTCCACGACCTGGGGGTGCGTTCGGTGCGCCTGATGTCCAACAACCCGCGCAAGCGTGAGGCGTTGGTACACCACGGCATCAAGATCGCCGAAGATGTACCGCTGCTGATCCCGCCGTGCGAGAACAACATCACCTATCTGCGGACCAAGCGCGAGCGTCTCGACCACGTCCTGCCGCACCTGGACGCGGTGGCGCACTGGTCCTGA
- a CDS encoding NAD(P)/FAD-dependent oxidoreductase, translated as MSAPQRAEAVVIGGGVMGTSIAYHLARAGVRDVVLVERDELASGSTSRAAGGVRAQFSDELNIQLGARSLEAFGRFGEEIGHDIGLHRVGYLFLLSTPQDVASFEAGVALQNGLGVPSQMLSPAEARRLSPLITTDGLLAAAYSPDDGHCTPEAVVHGYGAAARRHGATVLRHTEVTGIERDGDTLTAVVTDKGRIATDTVICAAGAWSRAVGAMAGVDLPVDPLRRQIAVTEPVPGLPPTLPMTIDFSSSLYFHSEGPGLLLGMSDPDETTGFATDTHDRWIPRLYEAMEHRAPTLIDLRRTGGWAGLYEITPDHNALIGEASSPSRFLYATGFSGHGFLQGPAVGEVVRDLCLGRVPFVDISPLNAGRFAADALRPEVNLV; from the coding sequence ATGAGCGCCCCCCAGCGGGCCGAAGCGGTCGTGATCGGCGGCGGCGTGATGGGTACGAGCATCGCCTACCACCTGGCCCGGGCGGGCGTACGGGACGTCGTTCTCGTCGAGCGTGACGAGCTGGCCTCCGGGTCAACCTCGCGTGCCGCGGGCGGGGTCCGGGCGCAGTTCTCCGACGAGCTCAACATCCAGCTCGGTGCGCGCAGCCTGGAGGCGTTCGGACGGTTCGGGGAGGAGATCGGGCACGACATCGGACTGCACCGGGTCGGCTATCTCTTCCTCCTCTCCACGCCCCAGGACGTCGCGTCCTTCGAGGCGGGGGTGGCCCTGCAGAACGGTCTGGGCGTGCCCAGCCAGATGCTCAGCCCCGCCGAGGCGCGCCGGCTGTCCCCGCTCATCACCACCGACGGCCTGCTGGCGGCGGCCTACTCGCCCGACGACGGCCACTGCACGCCGGAAGCGGTCGTCCACGGCTACGGCGCAGCTGCCCGCCGCCACGGAGCGACCGTCCTGCGCCACACCGAGGTCACCGGTATCGAACGCGACGGCGACACCCTCACAGCCGTGGTCACGGACAAGGGCCGGATCGCCACCGACACCGTGATCTGCGCGGCCGGCGCCTGGTCACGGGCGGTCGGCGCGATGGCCGGCGTCGACCTGCCCGTCGACCCCCTGCGCCGCCAGATCGCGGTCACCGAACCGGTCCCCGGACTGCCGCCCACGCTCCCCATGACCATCGACTTCAGCAGCAGCCTCTACTTCCACAGCGAGGGACCCGGCCTGCTCCTCGGCATGTCCGACCCCGACGAGACGACCGGCTTCGCCACCGACACCCACGACCGCTGGATCCCCCGCCTGTACGAGGCGATGGAACACCGGGCGCCCACCCTGATCGACCTGCGCCGCACGGGCGGCTGGGCGGGCCTGTACGAGATCACCCCGGACCACAACGCCCTGATCGGGGAGGCGAGTTCACCCTCCCGGTTCCTCTACGCGACGGGGTTCTCCGGCCACGGTTTCCTCCAGGGACCGGCGGTCGGCGAGGTGGTCCGTGACCTCTGCCTCGGCCGCGTACCCTTCGTCGACATCAGCCCCTTGAACGCCGGCCGTTTCGCGGCCGATGCCCTGCGCCCGGAGGTCAACCTCGTATGA
- a CDS encoding saccharopine dehydrogenase: MTELHLWLRHETRTTERRTPVVPSDARRLVEQGVRLTVEETPQRIFPTEEYEAVGCGTADAGSWVSAPSDAVIVGLKELPDQPGELRHRHIFFGHAYKGQPGATELLQRFVAGGGALLDLEYLADDRGRRLAAFGYWAGYLGAALAVLQHRSRLATPLRPTTQEELASELRASASDLSALVIGALGRSGRGARVALADAGVEPTCWDLAETRNLDRPALLAHELLVNTVLTTSPVPPFLTDEHLESPGRRLRTLSDVTVDVGSPMNLLPVYDTATTWDHPVRRLRDEPPLDLIAIDNLPSLLPREASADFSAALVPQLLDFEVGGAWGRCLERFDETCRELGLVKGESGSDEGVGA; this comes from the coding sequence ATGACCGAGCTCCACTTGTGGCTGCGCCACGAGACCCGTACGACCGAACGCCGCACACCCGTCGTCCCGTCCGACGCCCGTCGGCTCGTCGAGCAGGGGGTGCGCCTGACCGTCGAGGAGACCCCGCAGCGGATCTTTCCGACCGAGGAGTACGAGGCTGTCGGCTGCGGCACCGCCGACGCCGGGTCCTGGGTCTCCGCCCCCTCGGACGCGGTGATCGTCGGCCTTAAGGAACTCCCCGACCAGCCAGGCGAGTTGCGGCACCGGCACATCTTCTTCGGGCACGCCTACAAGGGCCAGCCGGGCGCGACCGAGCTGCTGCAACGCTTCGTCGCCGGGGGCGGGGCGCTGCTGGACCTGGAGTACCTGGCGGACGACCGGGGCCGCAGGCTGGCCGCCTTCGGCTACTGGGCCGGGTATCTGGGGGCGGCCCTCGCCGTGCTCCAGCACCGGAGCAGGCTGGCAACTCCGTTGCGGCCGACCACTCAGGAGGAGCTGGCCTCCGAACTCCGTGCCAGTGCGAGCGATTTGAGTGCGCTGGTGATCGGCGCCCTGGGCCGCAGCGGACGCGGGGCGCGTGTCGCGCTCGCCGACGCCGGCGTCGAGCCGACCTGCTGGGACCTGGCCGAGACGCGGAACCTGGACCGACCGGCTCTGCTGGCCCACGAGTTGCTGGTCAACACCGTCCTCACCACCAGCCCGGTGCCGCCGTTCCTGACGGACGAGCATCTGGAGAGCCCCGGCCGCCGTCTGCGTACCCTCTCGGACGTCACCGTCGACGTCGGCTCACCGATGAACCTCCTCCCGGTGTACGACACCGCGACCACCTGGGACCACCCCGTGCGCAGGCTGCGGGACGAGCCGCCGCTCGACCTCATCGCCATCGACAACCTGCCCTCCCTGCTGCCCCGCGAGGCCAGCGCGGACTTCTCGGCCGCCCTGGTGCCCCAACTGCTCGACTTCGAGGTGGGCGGCGCCTGGGGGCGCTGTCTGGAACGGTTCGACGAGACATGCCGTGAACTCGGCCTGGTCAAGGGCGAGTCGGGCAGCGACGAGGGAGTGGGCGCATGA
- a CDS encoding glycosyltransferase family 4 protein, whose protein sequence is MAPSAAPAQVQVQAPVQTTLDYVPVQNAALKNAAIIPMSLRSVHFVMPGGVDDPAKPSGGNAYDRRISLDLPGFGWQVHKHAVAGEWPRPGADARAELARTLRDLPDGTVVMLDGLVACGVPEIIVPETERLRLAVLVHLPLGDETGLDPVVAAELDALERTTLRAVPAVIATSDWAVRRLVSHHGLAPERVHVAAPGADIAPLASGTDGVSRLLCVAAVTPRKGQHRLVEALAAVTDLPWSCVCVGGLEQDPEYVADLRALIARHGLEDRLHLAGPQAGAQLDASYAAADLMVLTSYAETYGMAVTEALARGIPVLATDVGGLPEAVGRAPDGGVPGILVPPENPAALAAELRGWFGEADVRRRLKAAARGRRAALDGWAATARSLAGVLGRIPWEPRRVA, encoded by the coding sequence GTGGCCCCTTCGGCCGCCCCGGCTCAGGTACAGGTACAGGCTCCCGTGCAGACCACGCTCGACTACGTGCCCGTGCAGAACGCGGCCCTCAAGAACGCGGCGATCATCCCCATGTCCCTGCGCTCCGTGCACTTCGTGATGCCGGGCGGCGTCGACGACCCGGCCAAGCCGAGCGGCGGCAACGCATACGACCGGCGGATCAGCCTCGACCTGCCCGGCTTCGGCTGGCAGGTCCACAAGCACGCCGTCGCCGGTGAGTGGCCCCGGCCCGGCGCCGACGCCCGCGCGGAACTGGCGCGGACGCTGCGCGACCTGCCGGACGGCACGGTCGTCATGCTGGACGGCCTGGTGGCCTGCGGGGTCCCCGAGATCATCGTCCCCGAAACCGAACGCCTGCGCCTCGCCGTGCTGGTGCACCTCCCGCTGGGCGACGAGACCGGCCTCGACCCGGTCGTCGCGGCAGAACTGGACGCCCTGGAGCGGACCACCCTGAGGGCGGTGCCCGCGGTGATCGCGACCAGCGACTGGGCCGTACGGCGCCTCGTCTCCCACCACGGACTCGCCCCGGAACGCGTACACGTGGCGGCCCCCGGTGCGGACATCGCCCCCCTCGCCTCCGGCACCGACGGCGTCTCCCGGCTCCTCTGTGTGGCCGCGGTGACCCCCCGCAAGGGCCAGCACCGGCTGGTGGAGGCGCTGGCCGCGGTGACCGACCTGCCGTGGAGCTGCGTCTGCGTCGGCGGGCTCGAACAGGATCCCGAGTACGTCGCCGACCTGCGCGCCCTGATCGCGCGGCACGGCCTGGAGGACCGGCTGCACCTGGCCGGCCCCCAGGCGGGCGCCCAGCTCGACGCCAGCTACGCCGCCGCCGACCTGATGGTCCTCACCTCCTACGCGGAGACGTACGGCATGGCGGTCACCGAGGCCCTCGCGCGCGGCATCCCCGTCCTGGCCACGGACGTCGGCGGCCTGCCCGAGGCGGTCGGGCGCGCGCCCGACGGCGGGGTCCCCGGCATCCTCGTACCGCCGGAGAACCCGGCGGCGCTCGCGGCCGAACTGCGCGGCTGGTTCGGCGAGGCGGACGTCCGCCGGCGCCTGAAGGCGGCGGCGCGAGGCCGCCGGGCAGCCCTGGACGGCTGGGCGGCCACGGCACGGAGCCTGGCCGGCGTGCTGGGCCGGATCCCCTGGGAACCTCGGAGGGTGGCATGA
- a CDS encoding serine hydrolase domain-containing protein: MAQLRQEVEPSEVGLDAKALDRLDQHFAHVVDEGHLPGFLVSVARAGRVAHLTTYGRRDVAAGLPVEADTLWRIYSMSKPVTSVAALILLEEGRLALTDPVSRFLPEFADPQVYLSGSGSDLSTRPAQPLLLRHLLTHTAGLTFAFYHSHPVDALYRAANLESSVVPGSTLAETCSVYASLPLQFEPGTQWNYSVATNVLGRVIEVASGQPLDEFVADRVLGPLGMTDAGFCVTGEQADRLAELYGETEDGGIEPTLGLPLKGRPRFLSGSGGLVATAHDYHRFMEMLRRGGELDGVRVLSADTVALMTSNHLPGGADLRTFGARPHDEPGNAGVGFGLGVSVVIDPNRTLAPAGLGTYGWSGVATTTFWVDPGRDLTVQFMTQVRHRTSRPYWQDLKRLVHEAVVTG, from the coding sequence ATGGCACAGCTGCGACAAGAGGTCGAGCCGAGCGAGGTAGGGCTGGACGCGAAGGCGCTGGACCGCCTCGACCAGCACTTCGCCCACGTGGTCGACGAGGGACACCTCCCCGGCTTCCTCGTGTCCGTGGCCCGCGCCGGCCGCGTCGCACACCTCACCACGTACGGCCGGCGCGACGTGGCGGCCGGGCTGCCGGTCGAGGCCGACACGTTGTGGCGGATCTACTCCATGAGCAAGCCGGTCACCTCGGTCGCCGCGCTGATCCTGCTGGAGGAGGGGCGGCTCGCGCTCACGGACCCCGTCTCCCGTTTCCTGCCGGAGTTCGCCGACCCTCAGGTGTACCTGAGCGGTTCCGGCAGCGACCTCAGCACCCGGCCCGCCCAACCCCTTCTGCTCCGGCATCTGTTGACCCACACGGCGGGCCTCACCTTCGCCTTCTACCACTCGCACCCCGTCGACGCCCTCTACCGCGCCGCCAATCTGGAGTCGTCGGTGGTGCCGGGCTCGACCCTGGCGGAGACCTGCTCGGTGTACGCGAGTCTGCCGCTGCAGTTCGAGCCGGGCACCCAGTGGAACTACTCGGTCGCCACGAACGTCCTGGGCCGGGTCATCGAGGTGGCGTCCGGGCAGCCGCTGGACGAGTTCGTCGCCGACCGTGTCCTCGGCCCACTCGGAATGACGGACGCCGGTTTCTGTGTGACCGGGGAACAGGCGGACCGGCTGGCCGAGTTGTACGGGGAGACGGAGGACGGTGGCATCGAGCCGACCCTCGGTCTGCCTCTGAAGGGCCGCCCCCGGTTCCTGTCCGGCAGCGGCGGTCTGGTCGCCACCGCTCACGACTACCACCGGTTCATGGAGATGCTGCGCCGGGGCGGCGAACTCGACGGCGTCCGTGTCCTGTCGGCCGACACCGTGGCCCTGATGACCTCCAACCACCTGCCGGGCGGCGCCGACCTGCGTACCTTCGGCGCCCGGCCGCACGACGAACCCGGCAACGCGGGTGTCGGCTTCGGCCTCGGGGTCTCGGTGGTGATCGACCCGAACCGCACCCTGGCCCCGGCCGGCCTCGGCACGTACGGCTGGAGCGGGGTGGCGACGACGACGTTCTGGGTCGACCCGGGCCGTGATCTGACAGTGCAGTTCATGACCCAGGTGCGACACAGGACGAGCCGGCCGTACTGGCAGGACCTCAAGCGTCTGGTGCACGAGGCGGTCGTCACCGGATAG
- a CDS encoding ornithine cyclodeaminase family protein, with protein MTDDVLFLSRDRVTALLDADTAIASQRAAFGALGAGGASQPDLPGKIMHPSRFDDSVVFAYVSRLSRDTGAVAKFGSVNPGNAAAGLPTVHAVITALDPVTGELAAVMDGTAVTTLRTAAASAVAFDALSTADSAELALIGSGTQALAHARAVARVRDLKSVRVWSPDPERRARAAELLAAELGIAAEATDTPREAVTGASLVAACTLSTTPVVRGAWLAPGCTVVSVGSFEPTRSEVDAGVVRRAAAVVVDDPATAAEHAGPVIDALRDRLLSHENLIGLGEVLTGARTARTGPDDIVYYNSVGLGVQDAAAAWAVIHAARGAGR; from the coding sequence ATGACCGACGACGTCCTCTTCCTCTCCCGGGACCGGGTGACGGCCCTCCTCGACGCCGACACGGCGATCGCCTCGCAGCGCGCGGCGTTCGGCGCGCTGGGCGCGGGTGGCGCGAGTCAGCCCGATCTGCCCGGGAAGATCATGCATCCCAGCCGCTTCGACGACAGTGTGGTCTTCGCGTACGTCTCCCGGCTGTCCCGGGACACCGGCGCGGTGGCGAAGTTCGGCAGCGTCAACCCGGGCAACGCCGCGGCCGGCCTGCCGACCGTGCACGCCGTCATCACCGCCCTCGACCCGGTGACGGGCGAACTCGCCGCCGTCATGGACGGCACGGCCGTCACGACCCTGCGTACGGCCGCCGCCAGCGCAGTGGCCTTCGACGCGCTGTCCACCGCCGACAGCGCCGAACTGGCCCTCATCGGCTCGGGCACCCAGGCACTCGCCCACGCACGGGCCGTCGCCCGGGTACGGGACCTGAAGTCCGTACGGGTGTGGAGCCCCGACCCGGAGCGGCGCGCGCGGGCGGCGGAGCTGCTCGCGGCCGAACTCGGCATCGCCGCCGAGGCGACCGACACCCCCCGGGAGGCGGTGACCGGGGCATCGCTGGTCGCGGCCTGCACCCTCAGCACCACCCCCGTCGTGCGCGGCGCGTGGCTCGCGCCCGGGTGCACGGTGGTCAGCGTGGGGTCGTTCGAGCCGACCCGCAGCGAGGTTGACGCCGGGGTCGTACGGCGAGCGGCGGCCGTCGTCGTCGACGACCCGGCGACCGCGGCGGAACACGCCGGACCGGTGATCGACGCTCTCCGGGACCGCCTGCTGTCCCACGAGAACCTGATCGGGCTCGGGGAGGTCCTCACGGGCGCACGCACCGCCCGCACCGGCCCCGACGACATCGTCTACTACAACAGCGTCGGCCTCGGCGTGCAGGACGCGGCGGCCGCCTGGGCCGTCATCCACGCGGCGAGGGGGGCGGGACGATGA
- a CDS encoding methyltransferase domain-containing protein has product MKKTTTITTSAASEIQRRGPVTPVDANAEPAAGIPAQPTHRDVKAGAGPVGPGERGTIRLREAGPDDPPRYAPDWLELRERPDAAARAVELLDPLRIRLANLPGKPGGLVIHDLGCGTGSMGRWLAPRLDGAQHWVLHDRDPYLLHFAAVASPRAAADGSRVTVETRRGDVARLTSDALAGASLVTASALLDVLTREEVDALAAACAGAGCPALLTLSVAGRVEFATPDPLDGDLADAFNAHQRRSGMLGPDAVTAACEAFDQRGATVRVHPSAWHLGPVEAPLTAEWLRGWVAAAVEERPALRDRADKYLAERLEACAAGELRVEVHHSDLLALARPAGGTTS; this is encoded by the coding sequence ATGAAGAAGACGACGACCATCACGACTTCGGCGGCGTCCGAGATCCAGCGACGAGGACCGGTGACTCCGGTGGACGCGAATGCCGAGCCCGCCGCCGGGATTCCGGCCCAGCCGACGCACCGGGACGTCAAGGCCGGCGCCGGGCCGGTGGGCCCCGGGGAGCGGGGCACGATCCGGCTGCGCGAGGCCGGCCCCGACGACCCGCCCCGGTACGCGCCCGACTGGCTGGAGCTGCGCGAGCGCCCCGACGCCGCCGCACGCGCCGTCGAACTGCTCGACCCGCTGCGCATCCGGCTGGCCAACCTGCCCGGAAAGCCGGGCGGGCTCGTCATCCACGACCTGGGCTGCGGCACCGGCTCCATGGGCCGCTGGCTCGCGCCCCGACTCGACGGCGCCCAGCACTGGGTCCTGCACGACCGTGACCCCTATCTGCTGCACTTCGCCGCCGTGGCCTCGCCACGCGCCGCCGCCGACGGCAGCCGCGTGACGGTCGAGACACGGCGCGGCGACGTCGCCCGGCTGACCTCCGACGCGCTGGCCGGCGCCTCGCTGGTCACCGCCTCCGCCCTGCTGGACGTCCTCACCCGTGAGGAGGTCGACGCCCTCGCCGCCGCCTGCGCGGGCGCCGGCTGCCCGGCCCTGCTGACCCTGTCCGTGGCCGGCCGCGTCGAGTTCGCCACCCCCGACCCGCTGGACGGGGACCTCGCCGACGCCTTCAACGCCCACCAGCGGCGATCGGGAATGCTCGGCCCCGACGCGGTCACGGCGGCCTGCGAGGCCTTCGACCAGCGGGGCGCCACGGTCCGCGTCCACCCCAGCGCCTGGCACCTCGGCCCCGTGGAGGCCCCGCTCACCGCGGAGTGGCTGCGCGGCTGGGTCGCGGCAGCGGTGGAGGAACGCCCGGCCCTGCGGGACCGCGCCGACAAATACCTCGCCGAGCGGCTGGAGGCCTGCGCGGCCGGCGAGTTGCGAGTAGAGGTTCATCACAGCGACCTCCTGGCGCTGGCGAGGCCGGCGGGCGGGACGACGTCATGA